The sequence TGGCAATTATGCGTGAAGAAAGCCTTTATCAAGCAGATGTGGTTTCACCAGCTTCTGCTCGTGGACTGATGCAACTGATGCCATACACTGGAAAAAGAGTAGCTAAGATCATTGGGTTGAAGCTGAAAGATGAGAAAGATTTCTTCGATCCAAAGATTAATATTCAGCTCGGAACTTCCTACCTTGGGCAGATTTCGAAAAGGTTTGGAGAGGTGATTCAGATAGCAGGGAGCTATAATGCGGGACCAGGTCGTATGAAAGAATGGTTGAAGAGATTCCCTGACCGTGACCTCGACGAATTTGTTGAAAGCATTCCCTACATTGAAACCAGGAATTATGTGAAACGTGTTTTCAGGACTCATAAGCTTTACAAAGCTATCTATGAGGCACGTACATAATGGCCAAATTTTGGGCTAATGGATCCCTCAATGATTCCTCCACTTATCTTGGATTCTTCATATACGCTCTTTTTGTATTCAGCACCTTTAGTATTGCTGGATCTGAAGCCTCCATCTTCTTCATCTACCTGATCAGCCTCTGGCGATTTATTCGAAGGCAGGGGTTAGGCTATAAGCATTGGCTCATCTGGCCAGTAATCATATACATGAATTTGACTGTGTTAAGTGGTTATTTCAACGGATACCCAGGGATTGATCATCTTTTTTCCGCTCAGACGAACTGGCGCTTACTCTTACCTTTTGTGGTAGCCATTGCAATTTTGGAAGTTGACCAACAGAAACTCATTCGATTTCTATTTGTACCTCTCTTATTAGTTTCACTCTATGGAATCATTCAGTATTTCACTGGTGCAGACTGGCTTCGCTCACCTGAGAGAAGGCTGACTACTCTTTATTACACTGCAGCCGACGGCACCCAGTTTTTTCATGGAAAGGGCAATTTTACCCACCATCTGACTTACGGTGGCTATTTACTATTGCTCTTCCCTCTTTTTTTCCTTTTCACGACTGTGAAGAACCTCTCTACTAAATGGCGATGGCTTTATGGACTTGGTAGCATTGTGATGCTTGCTGGCGCAATCTCATCTTTGGGACGAAGCATTTGGCTAGGAATTTTAATGGTGTTTTGGATTTTGTTGTTTCGAATTTCAAAAATTTTGGGAACTGCTTCCCTGATAATTGGGGTGGGGTTGGGTGGTTGGATTTTTCAACAAGCACTCAGTGGAGAG comes from SAR324 cluster bacterium and encodes:
- a CDS encoding O-antigen ligase family protein, with amino-acid sequence MAKFWANGSLNDSSTYLGFFIYALFVFSTFSIAGSEASIFFIYLISLWRFIRRQGLGYKHWLIWPVIIYMNLTVLSGYFNGYPGIDHLFSAQTNWRLLLPFVVAIAILEVDQQKLIRFLFVPLLLVSLYGIIQYFTGADWLRSPERRLTTLYYTAADGTQFFHGKGNFTHHLTYGGYLLLLFPLFFLFTTVKNLSTKWRWLYGLGSIVMLAGAISSLGRSIWLGILMVFWILLFRISKILGTASLIIGVGLGGWIFQQALSGETKNWQIRDNALVQRLTSTFDVAANKDRLLMWDSGVQGIQDHLLWGIGYGNDKNVMDQYRITLAEKNNHRFNNNASAGVHNIYLQTWLNYGIIGFLAYLGIVFGLLLTCVLSLKRVESVSWEGAILWGGLAGVSGFMVAGAFENNFRDGEVQTAFLMLMGLVLHQVYRLRN